Within the Anaerolineae bacterium genome, the region GAGGTAATGGCCGTTTTCTTTAACCACGGCATTGATACCGTCATGGGGCCACTGAACCCTCTGCTACACGAGGCCATGACCGAAACCGAGCAGCGCACAGGCCGCAAAGGCATTTTGATCACCACCCCCCATTTTAACATCCTGCCCGGCGGCCCGGCGGAGATGGAACCGGAACGGGTTTTTGATACCTGCCAAGCGGACGGCGCTACCTTCTGCATGCCGCACCAGTGCATCACCGACGCCCTGATGGACAAGATGCACCAGAAAATCCGCGACATTGACCGCTACACCAAAATGATCCGCGAGCGAGAAATGATCCCGGGCCTATCCACCCACATGCCGGAAACAATCCCTTACGCCGATAACACCGGCGCGGACTTGGAAACTTACATCCAAATCTACAACGCCATGGGCTTTCTGATGCAGGTGGAGGTGGATTGGGTGATGCGGATCATTAAAAACGCCAAAAAGCCGGTGATAACCATTAAGCCCCTGGCCGCAGGCAGCCTGCTGCCGCCCGTTGGCCTGGCTTTTGTGTGGAACACCATCCGCGACCAGGATATGGTGTCCATTGGCACCGCCACCCCTGATGAAGCCCGCGAGGTTATTGAACTTTCAGAAGACTTTTTGAGCCGCCGTTTGCCGGATAACCCGTTGCAGCAGACGCGCAGCAAAAAATCGTTGGTATAACAACTTTTAGCATTACTACTCACGGCCAAACTTAACACTCCTGGCATCACCGACGAGGGACGAAGGACGAACGACGCAACGTGGTCGTTGGTCATTGGCCGTTGGTCAGGAATGTCAAAACTTATTAAATTTGGAGGAATAAACAGAATATGTTTGGGCTGCGCCAACAACTTGGCGTTTGAGCGTTTAGCAATGGGGAGGAAAAATGTTGCTCAAAAATCTAGCAGTACTCCTAAAAAACAAAATTTGGATAGGCGGTCTGGCCGCTCTGCTGGTTCTCCTGCCCGGCTGTGCTGGACTGGCCTCGCTGCCTGAAGCAACGCCGGTGGTTGAGGCGGTCACCGTCAAATTTGCCTACGACGAAGATGTGGTGCATCCGGGTTACTACGAAGATTTGGCCGAGGTGTTCCACGAACGTTATCCCAATGTAACCGTAGAACTTCTCCCGGCGGGTTGGGAACAAGATTGGGACGTTGTGGCCGATCCTGAGCTTTGGATTGCCCGGATGCAACGCAGCAAACGCATCACGAGCCTGAATTCATTCATCGAGCAAGATGAAACCTTTGACCTGCCCGACTTTTACCCGACCTCCCTGGAATTTTTCACCATCGAGGGGGAAGTGATGGCTATTCCTGCCGGCACCGACATCCTGGTGATGTACTACAACCGGGACCTTTTTGACCAATACGACGTCCCCTACCCGGAACTAGATTGGACCTGGAACGATTTTTTGAGCCGGGCCATAGCCTTGCGCGACCCCGGGGTCGGCATCTACGGGTATGCGCCTCAGGAAGATTATCTTGACTCCCTGAACTACGTTTACCAGCACGGGGGCAAAATCTTTGACGACCTGCAAAATCCCACCCGTTCCACCTTTGACGATCCCTTGACCATCGAGGCCCTGGAATGGTACGCCGATTTACTCCACCAACACAACGTGGCCCCTACCCCCGCCCAGGTAAGTGAATTTGGTTCAGGCCTGACCAATCCTGCGATCAGTTTTACTTTGGGCAAAGCCGGCATGTACGCCGGCAGTCTATCCGACCAGGGGGGCGTTTCGTTTGCGCAGTGGAAATTCCGTTGGGGCATAGCGCCTTTGCCCCACGATGCCCAATTTGTTACGGGATCCCGGGGATGGGGTTACGGCATCAGCAGTGACACGCCAATTCCCCAGGCCGCCTGGCAGTGGGTGGTTTTTCTCAGCCGGCAAAGACCCAGCCGCCTGGTCCCGGCCCGCCGGTCGTTGGCCGAGGCTGAAGAATACAAAGAATCGGTAGTAGACTACATAGCTATCCAGACCACCCTGGAGCAAGCGCAGCTCGTCCCCTACATATCGTTATGGACAGAACCGGAACTTAGTTCTAAACGTTGGCCCCTGGAAAATGCGCTGCGGCAAATTGTCCGGGGAGAGACCACCCCGCAAGAGGCTATGACGGCGGCTCAAGCCCAGGCTGAAAAGTAAACCGCGTCACCGCTCCCTGCTCATACTTGACACAAGATGTCAGGAATCATCGGCTAAACTAGAGGCAACAGACTGGAGAGGAAAGAGGCCGGGAAAAGCTTCTCTTCCTCTCCCCTCTGAAACCTGTGAGAATGGAGTGCGTGATGCCTGATTTTCAGCTTGTGTCAGACTACCAAGCCACCGGCGACCAGCCCCCGGCCATTGCGGCCCTGGTGGCCGGACTCAACCGGGGCTGGCCGCATCAGGTGCTGCTGGGCGCCACCGGCACCGGCAAAACCTTTACCATCGCCAACGTAATTGCCCGGGTGCAGCGCCCCACCCTGATCCTGGCCCACAACAAAACCCTGGCCGCCCAACTCTACAGCGAATTTTCCGCTTTTTTCCCCCACAACGCCGTGGCCTACTTCGTCAGCTATTACGATTATTACCAGCCCGAAGCCTACATCCCCCGCACCGACACCTACATCGAAAAAACCACCGAGATCAACGAAGAGATCGAACGCATGCGCCTGGCCGCTACCCAGGCCCTGGCCACCCGGCGCGATGTCATCGTGGTGGCCAGCGTCAGCGCCATCTACTCTTTAGGCGACCCGGAAAAGTATGATCAGGCCCACGTATCGTTTGAAACAGGCCAGGTTCGGCAGCGCGATAAAGTCCTGCGCCGTTTGATTGACATTTACTACGAGCGCAACAAGTTTGATCTGACCTACGGCACGTTCCGGGTGCGCGGCGACACCCTGGAAATCCGGCCCGCTTACAGCGACGCTCTTTACCGCGTTGAATTTTGGGGCGACGAAGTGGAACGGATCACCGAAATCCACTCCCTCACCGGCGAATTCATCCAGAGTATGAACAGCCTGACCATTCACCCGGCCCGCCACTTTATCACCCCCGCCGAACGAATGGCCGAAATCCTCACCGCCATCGAGACGGAAATGGAAGAACGAGTCGCCCACCTGCGGGCCGGGAACAAACTGGTGGAAGCCCAACGCCTGGAGCAGCGCACCCGTTACGACTTGGAGATGCTGCGCGAATTAGGCTATTGCAGCGGCGCCGAAAACTACTCGCGCCACTTCTACGGCCGGGCGCCCGGCGACCCGCCCTGGACGCTCATTGATTATTTTCCCGATGATTTTCTGATGGTGGTGGATGAAAGCCACATGACCCTGCCTCAAATTCGGGGCATGTACCACGGCGACCGGGCGCGCAAGCAGGTGTTGGTGGAACACGGCTTCCGCCTGCCCAGTTGCCTGGACAACCGGCCCCTCAAGTTTGAGGAATGGGCAGCGCGACTCTACCGGGTTATTTACACCTCGGCTACGCCCGGCCCCTATGAAACCACTCACGCTCAACAAACGGTTGAACAGGTTATCCGCCCCACCGGTCTGCTTGACCCGGCCATTAGCGTCCGCCCGACTATGGGGCAAATTGATGACCTTACCCACGAAATCCAGCAGCGCGTAGAAAAAGGCCAGCGCGCCCTGGTGACCACGCTCACCAAACGGATGGCCGAAGACCTGGCCGACTACCTGGCCGACCTGGGCCTCAACGTGCATTACCTGCACAGTGAGGTGGATACCTTTGAACGGGTAGAGATTTTACAAGACCTACGGGCCGGGGTATACGACGCCGTGGTGGGAATCAACCTACTGCGCGAAGGTCTGGATTTGCCAGAAGTATCGTTGGTGGCGATTCTGGATGCCGACAAAGAGGGCTTTTTACGTTCCGAAACCGCCCTCATCCAGACCGTTGGCCGGGCCGCCCGCCACTTTGAGGGCACGGTTATTATGTACGCCGACAAAATAACCAACTCGATGCAACGGGCCATTGCCGAAACCAATCGCCGCCGCGATAAACAGATGGCCTACAATCAAGCCCACGGCATCACCCCCAGCAGCGTGGTCAAAGCAATCACGGAGATGCTGCCCCACGTAGCGGCCAACGGCAAAACCGAAACAACGCCGCTCAGGCCGGACGAGGCTAGGTTATCGCCGGATGAATATTTGGAAACTGTGGCCGGGTTAGAGGCTGAAATGAAAAAATTTGTCAAAGCTCTGGAGTTTGAAAAGGCGGCGGAAATTAGAGACCGCATTGCGGCGTTGGGGGAGCAAGTGGCGGAAAAATTTTGAGATAATTAATGGAGGTAAATGATGTTAAAACAACAATCAAGCGGATTGCCTGAACCCAAACCAAGCCGCCCACACATCCCGGAGTACGGTATTCCTGAAAGCGAAGAAGGCATGCTGCCCTGGAGTCACGTGTGTGAGCGGATGGAGAATGCTCTGAACTATTGGATTGCCACGATTTCGCCCGGTGGACAACCGCACGCTACGCCGGTATGGGGTGTTTGGCTGGACGACGCCCCCTACGAGGGTTTCTATTTTGACGGCAGTCCCCAAACCCGCCGGGGGCGCAACCTGGCCGCCAATCCGGCGGTGGCCATCCACCTGGAGAGCGGGGATGATGTGGTGATTCTTAAAGGGGAAGCCCATCAAATTGACGGCCGGGATCGAGCGTTTTCCACCCGGCTGGCCGCCGCCTACGCCGCCAAGTACAAACTCAAAGATTACGCCCCCACCCCCGATACCTGGGACAACGGTGGGCTGTATGTAGTGCGGCCTCACGTGGCCTTTGCCTGGACCCATTTCCCCAAAGACGCCACCCGCTGGCTGTTTGGCCGGGAATAACCTGATCAGATGTTCAGGGGAAATCTGGCGCACATGGCCTGCACGTCAGCCGCAATTTGCGTGAGTTCCGGCAACTCAAACATCTTGCTTCTAAATTCCTCTGATTTTAGCTGACAAAAGGGAGCCACTAACCGGATAACCCGGTCAATCCATTGGGCAATTTGATCCACTTCCGCCTCTTTCATGCCCCGGGTAGTGATAATGGGTGTGCCCATTCTAATGCCGGACGGATTCATCGGGCTGCCGGTTTCATTGGGCACAGAATTCCGATTGAGCACAATACCGGCTATGTCCAGGGCAATGGCCGGATTACGGCCGGAGAGGCCCTTATTCCGTAAATCAACCAAAACCAGGTGTTTGTCGGTACCGTTGGTGACCACGTCATAATCTTGTTTGAGTAGCTGTTCGGCCAATCTTCTGGCATTGGCCACAACCTGCTGGCCATAATCCCTGAATTGTTCTGTGGCCGCATCTTTGAGACAAACGGCCACACTGGCGATGGTGTGTTCAAAAGGGCCGCCCTGCAGGCCGGGGAAAATGCCAAAATCAACCCGCGACATCAGCTC harbors:
- a CDS encoding sugar ABC transporter substrate-binding protein — translated: MLLKNLAVLLKNKIWIGGLAALLVLLPGCAGLASLPEATPVVEAVTVKFAYDEDVVHPGYYEDLAEVFHERYPNVTVELLPAGWEQDWDVVADPELWIARMQRSKRITSLNSFIEQDETFDLPDFYPTSLEFFTIEGEVMAIPAGTDILVMYYNRDLFDQYDVPYPELDWTWNDFLSRAIALRDPGVGIYGYAPQEDYLDSLNYVYQHGGKIFDDLQNPTRSTFDDPLTIEALEWYADLLHQHNVAPTPAQVSEFGSGLTNPAISFTLGKAGMYAGSLSDQGGVSFAQWKFRWGIAPLPHDAQFVTGSRGWGYGISSDTPIPQAAWQWVVFLSRQRPSRLVPARRSLAEAEEYKESVVDYIAIQTTLEQAQLVPYISLWTEPELSSKRWPLENALRQIVRGETTPQEAMTAAQAQAEK
- the uvrB gene encoding excinuclease ABC subunit UvrB translates to MMPDFQLVSDYQATGDQPPAIAALVAGLNRGWPHQVLLGATGTGKTFTIANVIARVQRPTLILAHNKTLAAQLYSEFSAFFPHNAVAYFVSYYDYYQPEAYIPRTDTYIEKTTEINEEIERMRLAATQALATRRDVIVVASVSAIYSLGDPEKYDQAHVSFETGQVRQRDKVLRRLIDIYYERNKFDLTYGTFRVRGDTLEIRPAYSDALYRVEFWGDEVERITEIHSLTGEFIQSMNSLTIHPARHFITPAERMAEILTAIETEMEERVAHLRAGNKLVEAQRLEQRTRYDLEMLRELGYCSGAENYSRHFYGRAPGDPPWTLIDYFPDDFLMVVDESHMTLPQIRGMYHGDRARKQVLVEHGFRLPSCLDNRPLKFEEWAARLYRVIYTSATPGPYETTHAQQTVEQVIRPTGLLDPAISVRPTMGQIDDLTHEIQQRVEKGQRALVTTLTKRMAEDLADYLADLGLNVHYLHSEVDTFERVEILQDLRAGVYDAVVGINLLREGLDLPEVSLVAILDADKEGFLRSETALIQTVGRAARHFEGTVIMYADKITNSMQRAIAETNRRRDKQMAYNQAHGITPSSVVKAITEMLPHVAANGKTETTPLRPDEARLSPDEYLETVAGLEAEMKKFVKALEFEKAAEIRDRIAALGEQVAEKF
- a CDS encoding pyridoxamine 5'-phosphate oxidase family protein, with the translated sequence MLKQQSSGLPEPKPSRPHIPEYGIPESEEGMLPWSHVCERMENALNYWIATISPGGQPHATPVWGVWLDDAPYEGFYFDGSPQTRRGRNLAANPAVAIHLESGDDVVILKGEAHQIDGRDRAFSTRLAAAYAAKYKLKDYAPTPDTWDNGGLYVVRPHVAFAWTHFPKDATRWLFGRE